In Mangrovibacterium diazotrophicum, the genomic stretch TAACCGGTTCGTTTAATTTTATAGCCTCTGCCGACAGTTCGTTTCATGTGCAAATATCTCACCTGGGGTATTTTGTGTACGACACGGTGCTATACGCTGGTATTAATCAGAAGTTTATGCTAAAACCGTCGGTTCTTCCCTTGCCCGAAATAAAGGTCGAAAACAACCTGATAGACCATTCAACACAAATTGGAGCAGCTGCAGGTAATATGAAAATCAATCATAACATTGCCCGTTTTCTCCCCGGACAGGGAGACAACTCAATTTTCAACCTGCTGCGATTAATGCCGGGGATCCAGGCTTCGAACGAGCAAAATGCCGATTTGCAGATTTCGGGAAGCCCCGAGGGACAAAGCTTGATTACCTTTGACGGATTCACCCTGTTTGGGCTGAAAAACTACAACAACAATATCAGCATTGTCAACCCTTTTTTGGTTAAAAACATCGAGATTTACCAGGGAGGATTTCAAGCACAGTACGGTAGTCGTGTTGGTGGACTGGTTCAGATAACGGGCAAAAACGGGAACCTCCAGAAGCCAACATTCAGTTTTAACGTGAATACAACTACGCTGAACGGGATGGCGGAAATTCCGTTGTTTAAAAAGTCCTCTTTCGTGGTTGCTTATCGTCAAACCTACTACAACCTCTACAACTCGGACAACTTTAACATTTATGCGCCAACGCATTCAAAATCAAAAGTTGAAGACGACAAAAGTAGTTTCAAGAGCGGCGAGAACAGCATCAATGTCTACCCCGACAATTACCGTTATCGCGACTTCAACACCAAGTACACCATCAACTTAAGTGACAACGACCAGCTCGCTTTTAGCTTTTATTTGGGTGGAGATAAGTACCGGCTGAATACCAGTAAAGATCTGAATTCACAATCCCAAACGGGTGATAATTCCTACCAGGTTGATTTATCGGATCGCGAACGAAATTCACAAAATGGTTTTTCAACCTTTTACAGCAAGAATTGGAGCAAAGCTCTGAACTCCCAATTTACGTTTTCAACCTCCGACTATTCGCGCGAAGCCTTTCAATCGATCGTTGGTCGGCCTGGCGATTCCACCAACGTGGACAGCCAGGATGACATGGAATACTCGAACTCGGCCGGCGAATACAGCCTGAGAAACGAGAACAGATTAACACAAAAAAACGGGAAAGAACTGAAATTCGGTGTCGGCTTTTATGCCAACCGCGCCAGTCTTGTCAACATTAACAACTACGGAGACACACTGACTTTCAACAACAAACAGCGCTACCACAACACGCATTATTTCGCTTTTGTGCAGGAGCACTTGCCGGTTGGCGAAAAGCTGAAGGTTGATATTGGGATGCGATTCAACCTAAGTAACACGACCCATAAATTATACAATGAGCCACGAGTCAGTCTTCAGTATAAATTGACAGACAACCTGAAGTTCAATGCTGCCTGGGGCCGTTATCACCAGTTTATGTATAAATTGGCTCACGTGGACCGCGATAACAATTACACCTACTTTTGGGTCACCGGCGACGAATCGACCCCGGTGCTGAATTCGACCCAATATTTCGCCGGTCTAAACTATTACAAAAATAACCTGACCATCAATGCTGAAGGATATTTTAAGCGAACCAAAAATTTGAGCCGCTTGATTTACGAGCAAGAGCCACTGCCAACACCGGGCGTTAATCCGACTTATATCACCTACCTGGGAGGTGCGAAAGCTTATGGCATTAACACCTATGTCCGGAAAGACTTTGGCAAACAAGCACTTTGGGCCAGCTATACATGGAGCAAGGCTCTGGAACGTTTGGCTCCGGCCGGCATGCCTCTTCCTGAATGGGAACCGGCTATGCATGACCAGCGACATGAGGTAAAACTGGCAGCGCTACTCAATTACCGACGTTTCTATTTCTCAACCGATTTTGTTTATGGTTCCGGATTGGAATTGATAAAAGATGCTTTCTCTGATGGAAATGCTAAAACGGATTATCAACGGCTGGACGTTGCATTGACCTACAAGCTAAACTGGAGCAAAACTCAAAGTGAGTTGGGGGTTTCTGTCTTGAATGTCTTTGACCGGGAGAACCTTTCTTACAACTTCCTGCGAAGCATTAACTTGTCGCCCGAGTACAACTCGGTGAAAGTTTATACCAATGCCGTTCCTTTCACCCCAACTATATTTTTCAAAATTGTATTCTAAAAAAATGCAGACCTGTAAGCCGGGTTCTGTACTCAACCGAAGCTGAGCTTCTATCATTTATCTGGCCGCAACATTGCTGTTACGATCTAGCAACCTACCCCTCACGACTCCCGAACAAGTTCGAGACTGCCCCAAAGGACAGAACAGGGCGGGCAACCCTGCCGGCATAATGCCAACCGTGATATATTTGGTCTTGCAACCCATGATGCGTACGGCTTCCGAAGTCGCCTCCGGAACCGGTGAGCTCTTACCTCACCTTTTCACCCTTATCCCGATACGAGATCGGGACGGTTATTTTCTGTTACGCTGAAACAAGCTTTCACCCGTCTTCCCGTTAGGAAGCATGGCGCCCTGCGTTGCCCGGACTTTCCTCAATCCCAACACAAGATCGGGACAGCGATAGAACGGTCTGCGGCGCAAAGATAGCAATGTAAACGGATATTTTCAGCGGATTTAGATGAAGCAAGTAGTTCGCAATCTTTCGACTTTCTACTTTTGACTTTCATACAATTGACCTTGCCAGGTATCCCTTTCTGCAAGCCGCTTTTCGAGTTTCGCTACAAATTCGAAGTTTTTCAATCCCCATTTGGGAGCGATGAGCAAATCCTTCGGAGCCTGGCTGATGAAACGCTCAAGGATGATATTCGGATTCAGCAGTTCCAGGTAATCCACCACCAAATCGATGTATTCGTCTACTGTAAACAGTTCAAAATCTTCCGGCCGATTCGCATATTCAACCGCCATTCGCGTTCCGCGATGAATCTGTAATTGGTGTAATTTCAGATTTTCAACCGGTAGTTTCGAAATCTCCCGCGCTTGTTCCAGAAAATCGGAACGGTTTTCACCCGGCAGGCCCAAAATCAAATGCGCGCAATTATGGATCCCCCGGCGGGCAGTTTCGTTAATAGCCCATTGGGCCGCTGCAAAATCGTGCCCGCGATTGATCCGCTCCAGTGTTTCATCCTTCACCGACTCTACACCAAACTCAACCATCACGTAATACTTTTGCGACAGTTCCTGCAAATAATCAAGCACTTCCGGAGTTACACAATCCGGACGCGTTCCAATCACTAGGCCAATTACCTTTTCCACGGCAAGCGCTTCTTCATAACGCTCCTTCAGTACAGTAACATCAGCATAAGTATTCGAGTAAGCCTGAAAATAGGCCAGGAATTGCATCGACTGGTATTTCTTCGCAAAGAACTCGATTCCCTGATTTAACTGCTCTGTAATACTTTTTTCGAGTTTGCAGTAATCCGGTTTGAAGGTTTTGTTGTTACAATAGGAACACCCGTTCAATGCTTTTCGTCCATCGCGGTTCGGGCAGGTAAAACCTGCATCAACCGATACCTTCTGAACCCGCTCGTTGAATTTCGATTTAAAGTAGGTCGGAAAATCATTGTAACGGCGATTGTGTTTCCAGGGAAATTGCATGGCTTGTTTTTTGCTGTTTGAAAGGGGGCAAAAATAACAATAATCTTCAGGACTTTAGAACCGGGATTGAAACAAAAAATGAATGCAATTTGCCTTTCAAAGTGGCTTTGTGCGCAGATAGCTTATCAACAAATGTTGAAAACTTTCAGCCCACTCCGCCCGAACAGCCCCGTTTTTGTGAATTCTATTTGTTTAACTTTATACTAACTCCAAAACAAGAAAATATGTTTACTGAAAAAGATCACGCAGATATTGAGAAAAGAGGCAGTAATACTTTAACAGTCAAACAACAAATCGAAAACTTCATTAGTGGTTTTCCATTTTTACAAGTTATAAAACCAGCTACAGTCGGCGATGGAATCATTCAATTATCTGACGCCGAAACAGTCGAAAACGTTAAGCATTTCGAGGATAGTACAGCCGCAGGTGCGTCAATTCTGAAGTTTGTTCCGGCCTCCGGAGCAGCCAGTCGCATGTTCAAGTCGCTGTATTCAGCCAAGGACGATCTGGAAGCTGGTGTTCCCGAATCTGAAGTAAAAAGCAAGAAGGATATCCAGTATTTTTTCGACAATCTGACGAAATTTGCATTCTACGAAGACCTGAAAAAAATAGCAGGAAAAGCACCCGAAGAGCTCCCTGCGGTAGAAGTTTTGACCTTGGTTTTAACCGAAACCGGACTGAATTACGGCAATTTACCGAAAGGTTTACTTAAATTTCACAATTACACCGATGGCAACCGCACTTCGTTCGAAGAGCACTGCGTTGAAGGTGCATTGTACGCCAAGAAAAACGACGGTAACATTGCTATTCATTTCACGGTTTCTCCCGAACACCAACCAAAATTCGAAGAACATTTGGCCGAAATTCAGGCCAAATACGAAAAAGAATTCGATGCCAGCTATTCCATCTCGTTCAGTCAGCAAAAACCATCGACTGACACGATTGCAGTTAGCCCGGACAATTCGCCTTTCCGCAACGACGACGGCACACTGCTGTTCCGTCCCGGTGGCCACGGCGCGTTGCTGGCAAACCTTGGAGAATTGGATGCCGACATCGTATTTATTAAAAATATTGACAACGTGGTTCCCGACTACATGAAGCCGGAAACCGTTAAATACAAAAAAGCACTGGGTGGTTTGTTGCTGAATCTGCAAAAGAAAATATTCAGCTACCAGGAAATTTTCGACACGCATCATTATTATGCGCTCGACAGTATTTTCTTTTCAGAAGCGGCGAGTTTCCTGGAAAACGTACTGAACGTGCAACCACCGTCTCCTCAATATTACACCGAGAAAGAAGAACTCTACTATTACCTGAAAAACAAATTTAACCGCCCGATCCGGATCTGTGGTATGGTCCGTAACGAGGGAGAACCAGGCGGGGGACCGTTCTGGGCTAAAAACAGCGATGATTCGGTTTCGCTACAGGTAGTGGAAAGCTCGCAGATTGATTTCGACAATCCGGAGCAAAAACAGTTAGTCGACTCGGCCACCCACTTCAACCCCGTTGATTTGGTGTGCGCATTCAAAAATTACAAAGGAGAAAAATTTGATCTGTCCGAATTTGTAGATCCGGCAACTGGATTTATTTCCAAAAAATCGCAAAACGGTAAAGAACTAAAAGCACAGGAATTGCCCGGTCTATGGAACGGAGCCATGGCTGATTGGAACACGCTATTTGTGGAAGTTTCAATCCAAACCTTCAATCCGGTTAAGACTGTTAACGACCTTTTACGAAAAGAGCATCAACCGGAAGGATAGGAATTCAAAACTATTTGTAAATTTGCACCTGCAATTTTCTTTTTATGGACGAAGACGCAAGGGATTATTTAGATAACGAAGAGATCGTAGAGGCTGTCACCCGATTCCGGAAAATGATTAAAGAAAACCGATTCGAATACTTTGATGTGTTTGAATTTGAAGGGATTGTTGATTATTACCTGGATGAAGGAAAGATAAAAAAAGCACTGCTTGCAGTCGAATGCGGACTTCAAATTCACCCTTCATCAGTAGCTCTTAAAATCAAGAAAGCTCAAATATTGCTGGTCGACGGTAAGTCGGAAGAGTGTCTCGAACTAATTCAGTTTGCTGAAGCAATCGAAGATACAAACCCGGATGTTTACCTGGTGAAAGGATCAGCTTTAATCATGCTCGGCATGGTCGAAGAAGCGATCGCTGCCTATGAAATGGCTGTTGAATACAACTCCGACGACAATGATGACCTGATGTACAACATTGGTGTAACATTGGGCCAAGCCGGCGAAGTTGACAAAGCGATTTCATTTTTGGAACGTGCTTTCGAAAATAACGCTCAAAACGAGTTGGTTTTATACGAGTTAGGGTATTATTACGATCGCGTTCAGGATTTTACGAAGAGTATTGAGTTTTATAACAAATACCTGGATCTCGATCCCTTCAATGCATCCGTTTGGTACAATTTGGGGATCACGTTTAATCGGATCGGAGAGCACGACAAAGCTGTTGACGCCTACGATTACTCGATTGCGCTTCAGGAAGACTTTGACCAGGCGTATTTCAACAAAGCAAATGCGCTGTCGAACGCCAATCGTTACGAAGAAGCGATCGGCTGTTACGAAGAATACCTGGAGCGAGACAAAGAGAATGATGATGCCTACTGTTATTTGGGTGAAAGTTATTTGAACCTGGAACAATACAGCGAAGCTTTGAGTAATTATCGCAAAGCAATTCGTTTAAATAAAAATAATTCGAACGCGTGGTATGGTTCCGGACTAATTATGTGGATGGAAGGTAAACTTTCAGAAGCATTGGTATTTTTGAAGAAAGCGCTTAAACTGGATGATGAAAATCCGGATTTCTGGTTGATGTATGGAAAAATCAATCATGAGTTGGATAAATTTGATCAGGCCGAAACAGCCTTTAAAAAGGCAACGGGTTTGGACCCTGACAACGCTGATGGCTGGATCTCATTTGCCGAATTGGAATACGACCGCGGTAAATTGAACAGTTCAATTGAAATTCTGAAAAAAGCATCCAAAATTATTTCCGACGACCCGGCCATTAACTACCGGTTAACGGCTTACTTGCTGGAAAATAACGATGAATTATCCGCTACGGGCTACTTTGAAAAAGCCTTGGAGGTTGATTTCAACAACTACCGGATTTTGTTTGATTATTATCCGGAAGCGCTTCAAAATGAATCCATTAAAAAATTGATTAAAAAACACGAATCAACCAAATTATAAAAAATGAATTTCAATTTGCCGTTTGTCCCTGAAAGACCTGAGAGACCGAGACAGTCAGGTCTTACAATGATGATGGACAAAGGATTATCTCTCCGGGAAGCAGAAAACTTCTGTGAAGTTTGTGCGGAATACACAGACCTTGTTAAATTAGGATTTGGTACAGGTTTATTGACTCCGAACGTAAAAGAAAAAATAAAAATCTATCAACAAGCCGGTCTTCGTCCCTACTTCGGCGGGACATTGTTCGAAGCGTTTATTGCCCGCGACATGCTGGACGATTACAAACGGTTCATCGCTGATGCAGGTGTCGAAACGGCTGAAGTTTCAGACGGTGTGTTGCCCATTGAACATGGAAAAAAATGTGAATATATTGCTGATCTCGCGAAAGACTTCGTCGTACTTTCTGAAGTTGGAACGAAATTGAAAGGCAAAGAAATCACAAACGAAGAATGGGTGAGCTGGATGTTATCGGAACTGGGAGCCGGTGCGTGGAAAGTAATTGCCGAAGCCCGCGAAAGCGGAAACATGGGAATTTACAACGACGATGGTTCAGCCAACAGCGAACTGGTTTTGGATATCCGCAACCACATTGATCCGGACAAGATCCTATGGGAAGCACCTTTGAAAAACCAGCAAGTTTGGTTCATCAAGCTTTTGGGTCCCAATGTAAATTTGGGGAACATCGCCGAGAACGAAGTTATACCGTTGGAAACATTACGGAGAGGTTTGAGAGGCGATACGTTATTAAGCTTTTTACCCTGATAGACAGACGATATCAATCCCCGCTTGTCGGGGATTTTTCATTTATAACGAATAAAATCGGCTGTTTTTCTAAAAAAATCGCATTTGGGGAAACCTATCCGGGCTTATATTGTTTTACCCATAGCAAATCAGAATTTACAGGGAAGAAAGGGTATAATCAACGTTAATATTGATATCTATCAACTTTTTACAAGTGTATTGATATAACAACTTTGACACGGATTGTTAACTTTGTTTCAAAATCATAAAGAGATGTTTTTTGTAGGACTAGCAGGATCGATTATACCTTACATCCTTTTGATGGGCGTAATGCTTGTTTTCACCTTCGGGGCCAACGCCGAGGTGATGGAAAAGCTGTCGCCTGAGAAAGCTGAAGCCAATGTGCTCAAGGTAGAAATGAATGCTGCCACAACTACGAACATTGACCCTGTAAATTTTCACTTCTCGGCATACAACTCCTTCGAAAAATTCGCAAAAGAAAAAACAGACGATCAGTCTGCTTTGATCCTGGAGTGTTCGCCCGAAAAGCCGGAAATAAACGCCTTTAAAGTATTTTCCGAGATACAACCGCATTACAGATCCAATTTCTGCACCCGATATTTTGGTTTATCTCCACCATTCATGGTTTAATCGCTGCTAACTAACTAAATCAACCTAAAGTTTAACTTTTATCTCCACCATGATTGGAATTATTGGATTAAGCCACAAGTCGGCACCTGTAAATATTCGCGAAAAGTTTGCACTCAATCAGGACGATAGTGCCAAATTAGCCAAGCTGATTTGCCATAACAAATATATTCAGGAACTGGTCATCTTATCGACCTGTAACAGAACTGAATTATATTTCAAAGCCGATGAATGCTGCTCTTCGGGAGCTTTTAATATCATCATCAGCTTTTTGCACAAGCATGTGGGCGTTGACGATGAACTGAACAAACATTTCTATCGCTATGCGCACGACAAAGCCGTCAATCATTTATTCCGGGTTGTATCAAGCCTCGAGTCAATGGTTTTAGGTGAATACCAAATCGTATCGCAAATCAAAGAAGCTTTTAACCAGGCTGAGCAAAACGGGACCGTTGGCAAAGTGCTGACCCGCTTGTTTCACAAAGCTTTGGAAACAGGCAAACTGGTACGTTCGAACACTAAAATGAGCACCGGTGCTTTTTCGGTGAGTTATGCAGCGGTTGAGAAATGTAACAACCAGTTCAAAAACCTGAAAGACAAAAACATTTTGTTGATCGGTGCCGGAGAAACCGGGGAATTGGTGATTAAAAACCTGTACAAGAAAGGCTGTAAAAATATTACGGTGACCAACCGTACCATCACAAAAGCCGAGGAACTTGCGAAACGCTACAGTGGTAAAACACTTCCTTACAATCAAATGATGGAAGGCATTCACGAGGCTGAAATCATTGTTAGTTCCATCGCAACCAAAGAGCCAATTTTCAATGCAGCAACGGTAAAACCACACCTGAATGGTCATCCATTGGTGATGATGATCGACTTGGGCGTACCACGTAACATCCATCACGATGTAGCCGATATTCCGGGAATTGCATTGGTTAATGTTGACGACCTCGAAGAAGTTGTTTCCGGCAACCAAGAGAAAAAGCAAGCTTTGGTTTCCGTAGCCGAAGAAATTATTGCCGAAAAAGTAGGCGAATTCTCAGATTGGCTGAATAGCAGAAATCTGTCGCCGGCCATTCAACAAATCATTGCCTCAATGAATATGGTGAACACAACTGAACTGGAGCTTTTCAAGAAGTTTCACTCGGATGAAGATTACCAGCAAATGGAGAAATACGGCAAACACATTACGGAGAAATTAATCAACTCGATGATTAAAAATCTGAAAACGATCAGCGACAACGGCCGTCAAACGGAGTACATCAAAGTTGTCAACGACCTCTTTTCCCAAATCAATGAGCAATAACACAATCAAAATAGGCACACGGGGTAGCAAACTGGCCCTGTGGCAGGCCAATACTGTTAAAGCAGCAATTTCGACTGCTTTTCCCGACTTAAACGTTGAAATCGTCATCATCAAAACCAAAGGCGACATCATTCTGGATGTGTCGTTGTCCAAGATTGGCGACAAAGGTTTATTTACCAAAGAAATTGAAACAGCTCTGATCAACGGTGATGTTGATTTGGCTGTTCACAGTTTGAAGGACCTTCCGACTGAATTGCCCGAAGGTTTGTGCATCGGAGGCATGCTTCCTCGTGGCGAAGTTCGTGATGTTTTCATCTCGAAAGACGGCCGCAAACTGAGCGAAATGACTGCCAACGACCGGATCGCTACTTCAAGCTTGCGCCGTAAAGCGCAGTTGTTGGCCTACAACTCCAACCTGAATATCGTTGATATCCGCGGAAATGTGGATACCCGACTTAACAAAATGAACGACGGCCACTGCGAAGCTTTGTTGATGGCCGGTGCCGGAATCATCCGTTTGGGATACGAAGGTTATATTACCGAACTGCTGGATCCAACGGTCGTGCTACCTGCTGTTAGCCAGGGAGCCGTAGCTATCGAAATTCGCGATGAAGATGAACGCATTCAACGTATCATCGACGCTATTTCCGACGAACAAACATGGAATACAACCATGGCCGAACGCTGGTTGCTGCGCACGCTGGAAGGCGGTTGTCAGGTTCCGGTAGCCTGCTATTCAGAAGTTGCAAAAAACCAACTAACCTTAACCGGATTGGTCGCTTCGATCGATGGAAAACAGGTGATCAAAAAAACGGTTTCGTGCCCGATTGACGAAGGCTCCGAAAAAGCAATCGAATTGGCTGAGGCAATTCTGGCTGAAGGTGGAAAAGAAATTCTCGATCAGATTCGCACAGAATAGCGACAATGGCAGACCGACAAACCGACAATAAGATTCATGGCAAACTAATCATCTGTACTTATCCCCAACCCGAACCGGACGAATTTTCCGTTCAGCTCGAAAAAGCCGGGGCCAAAGTACTTTTCATGCCTGCAATCGAAATTCGGCCCCTCACCTGCCAGTTACCAAAGCAACTTTCGGATTACAATTGGCTTGTTTTTACCAGCAAGAACGGCATTAGCAGCTTCTTCAATCAATACCAACCGGCAGCAAATAACAAAGTTGCCGTTTTGGGTGAAGCAACCGGGAGCGAGTTGAATAACTTCAGCCTGAACGCGAACTATACGGGAACCGGCCGAACCGGTGCCGATTTCGCGAAAGAACTAAAGGACGTGATTCACCCCGGTGAGTCGGTTTTATTGGTTCTCGGAGAACTGGCTCCGGACACTATCCAGCAGGAATTGCAAGCCACCAATTCTGTTGATCGTATCAACATTTACCAGACAGTTGCTCCGGATCATTTCGATCCGGAATGTGTGGAATTAATCGAATCTGAGAGCTATGATCTGATGATTATCAGCAGCCCCTCTGCCATAAAAAATTTGTACCTTGCGTTTCGCGAAAAAATCAGCCAATGGCGCGTCATCAGCATTGGCAAAACAACCACTGCCGCCTGTCGGAACCTCGGAATTGAGCCGCTGACAACGGCAAAAGATTCGAGTTACAAAGGAC encodes the following:
- the hemA gene encoding glutamyl-tRNA reductase yields the protein MIGIIGLSHKSAPVNIREKFALNQDDSAKLAKLICHNKYIQELVILSTCNRTELYFKADECCSSGAFNIIISFLHKHVGVDDELNKHFYRYAHDKAVNHLFRVVSSLESMVLGEYQIVSQIKEAFNQAEQNGTVGKVLTRLFHKALETGKLVRSNTKMSTGAFSVSYAAVEKCNNQFKNLKDKNILLIGAGETGELVIKNLYKKGCKNITVTNRTITKAEELAKRYSGKTLPYNQMMEGIHEAEIIVSSIATKEPIFNAATVKPHLNGHPLVMMIDLGVPRNIHHDVADIPGIALVNVDDLEEVVSGNQEKKQALVSVAEEIIAEKVGEFSDWLNSRNLSPAIQQIIASMNMVNTTELELFKKFHSDEDYQQMEKYGKHITEKLINSMIKNLKTISDNGRQTEYIKVVNDLFSQINEQ
- the hemC gene encoding hydroxymethylbilane synthase produces the protein MSNNTIKIGTRGSKLALWQANTVKAAISTAFPDLNVEIVIIKTKGDIILDVSLSKIGDKGLFTKEIETALINGDVDLAVHSLKDLPTELPEGLCIGGMLPRGEVRDVFISKDGRKLSEMTANDRIATSSLRRKAQLLAYNSNLNIVDIRGNVDTRLNKMNDGHCEALLMAGAGIIRLGYEGYITELLDPTVVLPAVSQGAVAIEIRDEDERIQRIIDAISDEQTWNTTMAERWLLRTLEGGCQVPVACYSEVAKNQLTLTGLVASIDGKQVIKKTVSCPIDEGSEKAIELAEAILAEGGKEILDQIRTE
- a CDS encoding phosphosulfolactate synthase, with product MNFNLPFVPERPERPRQSGLTMMMDKGLSLREAENFCEVCAEYTDLVKLGFGTGLLTPNVKEKIKIYQQAGLRPYFGGTLFEAFIARDMLDDYKRFIADAGVETAEVSDGVLPIEHGKKCEYIADLAKDFVVLSEVGTKLKGKEITNEEWVSWMLSELGAGAWKVIAEARESGNMGIYNDDGSANSELVLDIRNHIDPDKILWEAPLKNQQVWFIKLLGPNVNLGNIAENEVIPLETLRRGLRGDTLLSFLP
- a CDS encoding uroporphyrinogen-III synthase, giving the protein MADRQTDNKIHGKLIICTYPQPEPDEFSVQLEKAGAKVLFMPAIEIRPLTCQLPKQLSDYNWLVFTSKNGISSFFNQYQPAANNKVAVLGEATGSELNNFSLNANYTGTGRTGADFAKELKDVIHPGESVLLVLGELAPDTIQQELQATNSVDRINIYQTVAPDHFDPECVELIESESYDLMIISSPSAIKNLYLAFREKISQWRVISIGKTTTAACRNLGIEPLTTAKDSSYKGLAETTIEYLQHQNI
- a CDS encoding TonB-dependent receptor, which translates into the protein MQALSGFAQPVTSVKLDVKDKPLNMVLHQLRDNYGFQLSYTENQLARYKVTVNQTFQSHEETLEYLLKDLPFKLKKSGDVFIIIPLKIEEDPPGQQEVYISGQILESGTWEPLSYSNIIINKKQLVADVTGSFNFIASADSSFHVQISHLGYFVYDTVLYAGINQKFMLKPSVLPLPEIKVENNLIDHSTQIGAAAGNMKINHNIARFLPGQGDNSIFNLLRLMPGIQASNEQNADLQISGSPEGQSLITFDGFTLFGLKNYNNNISIVNPFLVKNIEIYQGGFQAQYGSRVGGLVQITGKNGNLQKPTFSFNVNTTTLNGMAEIPLFKKSSFVVAYRQTYYNLYNSDNFNIYAPTHSKSKVEDDKSSFKSGENSINVYPDNYRYRDFNTKYTINLSDNDQLAFSFYLGGDKYRLNTSKDLNSQSQTGDNSYQVDLSDRERNSQNGFSTFYSKNWSKALNSQFTFSTSDYSREAFQSIVGRPGDSTNVDSQDDMEYSNSAGEYSLRNENRLTQKNGKELKFGVGFYANRASLVNINNYGDTLTFNNKQRYHNTHYFAFVQEHLPVGEKLKVDIGMRFNLSNTTHKLYNEPRVSLQYKLTDNLKFNAAWGRYHQFMYKLAHVDRDNNYTYFWVTGDESTPVLNSTQYFAGLNYYKNNLTINAEGYFKRTKNLSRLIYEQEPLPTPGVNPTYITYLGGAKAYGINTYVRKDFGKQALWASYTWSKALERLAPAGMPLPEWEPAMHDQRHEVKLAALLNYRRFYFSTDFVYGSGLELIKDAFSDGNAKTDYQRLDVALTYKLNWSKTQSELGVSVLNVFDRENLSYNFLRSINLSPEYNSVKVYTNAVPFTPTIFFKIVF
- a CDS encoding DUF4301 family protein; this encodes MFTEKDHADIEKRGSNTLTVKQQIENFISGFPFLQVIKPATVGDGIIQLSDAETVENVKHFEDSTAAGASILKFVPASGAASRMFKSLYSAKDDLEAGVPESEVKSKKDIQYFFDNLTKFAFYEDLKKIAGKAPEELPAVEVLTLVLTETGLNYGNLPKGLLKFHNYTDGNRTSFEEHCVEGALYAKKNDGNIAIHFTVSPEHQPKFEEHLAEIQAKYEKEFDASYSISFSQQKPSTDTIAVSPDNSPFRNDDGTLLFRPGGHGALLANLGELDADIVFIKNIDNVVPDYMKPETVKYKKALGGLLLNLQKKIFSYQEIFDTHHYYALDSIFFSEAASFLENVLNVQPPSPQYYTEKEELYYYLKNKFNRPIRICGMVRNEGEPGGGPFWAKNSDDSVSLQVVESSQIDFDNPEQKQLVDSATHFNPVDLVCAFKNYKGEKFDLSEFVDPATGFISKKSQNGKELKAQELPGLWNGAMADWNTLFVEVSIQTFNPVKTVNDLLRKEHQPEG
- a CDS encoding TIGR01212 family radical SAM protein (This family includes YhcC from E. coli K-12, an uncharacterized radical SAM protein.) — translated: MQFPWKHNRRYNDFPTYFKSKFNERVQKVSVDAGFTCPNRDGRKALNGCSYCNNKTFKPDYCKLEKSITEQLNQGIEFFAKKYQSMQFLAYFQAYSNTYADVTVLKERYEEALAVEKVIGLVIGTRPDCVTPEVLDYLQELSQKYYVMVEFGVESVKDETLERINRGHDFAAAQWAINETARRGIHNCAHLILGLPGENRSDFLEQAREISKLPVENLKLHQLQIHRGTRMAVEYANRPEDFELFTVDEYIDLVVDYLELLNPNIILERFISQAPKDLLIAPKWGLKNFEFVAKLEKRLAERDTWQGQLYESQK
- a CDS encoding tetratricopeptide repeat protein; translated protein: MDEDARDYLDNEEIVEAVTRFRKMIKENRFEYFDVFEFEGIVDYYLDEGKIKKALLAVECGLQIHPSSVALKIKKAQILLVDGKSEECLELIQFAEAIEDTNPDVYLVKGSALIMLGMVEEAIAAYEMAVEYNSDDNDDLMYNIGVTLGQAGEVDKAISFLERAFENNAQNELVLYELGYYYDRVQDFTKSIEFYNKYLDLDPFNASVWYNLGITFNRIGEHDKAVDAYDYSIALQEDFDQAYFNKANALSNANRYEEAIGCYEEYLERDKENDDAYCYLGESYLNLEQYSEALSNYRKAIRLNKNNSNAWYGSGLIMWMEGKLSEALVFLKKALKLDDENPDFWLMYGKINHELDKFDQAETAFKKATGLDPDNADGWISFAELEYDRGKLNSSIEILKKASKIISDDPAINYRLTAYLLENNDELSATGYFEKALEVDFNNYRILFDYYPEALQNESIKKLIKKHESTKL